AAGGGTTCTAAAGTTGCCTAGCCCTTGGACTTGGAGTGACGGGTGGAACAGATGATAGAAGTGGGGGCCGCTGGGTCGGTTGATGGGGGTAGCAGGTAGGAGATTGGTTGTGCCATGGTTGCCCCAGCCGGCAGCTCGGGAAAAGGAGTCCAATTGGATGATAGGGGAGTTGGTAGATCGGTCGTCCTCTCAGGGACGACAGATGAAGAGCTCTCACTCCGCTCGGAGGGAGGCTGAGGAACCGAAGCAGCCGCAGAGGTCTGCAAAATAGAGGCCTTCTAGTGAGAGGAAGCGTCCGAATTGAGCCTTTTTCAACGTTGGCACTGGATCAGTGGCTCGCCTGAGGTGACCGATTTAGAAGGGACCACTATGGGCATCATAGAAGGGGGCTCGGGTGGTAGCTCGCCAATATTAGCTATGTCATCATTGGTCGCTGCCCGGCTTGCTCCTGCTTTGCCGGTCCATTCTTCAGATTGCCCGACCAACAACAACCCGCGACTTTCTAGTTCGGCAACACCCTGGCATTGATCTTACCATTGATTAGCTTGCCCCTTCCACTCAACATCGACTTAAACATGACTTAGActgcaaaaaaagaaaaagaaatcagttgGATTAAAAAATGACAGAAAGAGAAATGACTTACCAAAGAAGTCGGGCAGCAGGGCTCGGATGGAACTCAACCCGAATATATATAAAACGCACTTCAGCAATAGCTTGTAGATGTGATATTTCTGACTGGCCAGGTGCGCGACTGCTTGGAGGTAAGTCGACTTCCAATGGTATTTTCCCAGTGTGAGGGATTTGACAGCTCCATTTGCTAACTGATCAGGAAAGCGGGTCCGTCGGGAAGTCGGACATAGAAATAGTGATCCTTCCGACCTTTATTAAATGTGGGTATCTTTTCAAAGTAGACAACACCCACTCGGGCTTGAGAGAGGAAGGTGCCCAGCTTAGACAGTTTTGGGTAGTAGAAATAATGGAAAATACAGGGCAAAAGAGGAGGTGTGTGAGGACGGTCATAGGCAACTATGCCAGTAACCTAAAGGAATTAGGTACTAACCGTGACAACGAGATGTAAAAATATCTACACACCTCAGAAAAGAAAAGATGGATAGAAAATCACAGACTGACATATAATTAGTCTTTGAAGAAAGGAAGGAAGCCGCCCGGAGGTGTGTGAGGACGGTCATAGGCAAAAGGGATTGCAATTTTGTAATCGTCGGGAATATGATAGGTCATCTTCATTTGATCGATCTCGTCACCATTGAAATCAAACTCAGTAGAGGTATACCACAACCTGGGGACAACTGAGGGTGGAGAAGGAGAACACGCCATGGGACAGAAGATGGAAATCAAAGATcaaaagagagaaaggagaaagagcTTACTAGAGAAGGATCGTTAGCAATGTACTTAGAGCAAGAAGCAGAGGAGATGAAGATGAAGACGAAGGATACGATACGACAAAAGAAGgaataaagaattttaaaactCTGTTGACAGGTGCCCCCAAGTCGTCCGATCAAGGACTTTGTAAAATGAGGCTTAATCTTGGCCGTTGAATTTGAAAAGGCAACAGTCACATTAGATCCCAACAATCGCCTATCACATTGCACATTCGGCGGTAGAGGATCGCGACATGTGGCATTCAACCACAGGTGGCATTAATGAGGAATGGAAGTATATGATTAAAAGGCATGGTCGACGTGCTTTATATTAATGGCTAGGAATTTGAACGGTTTTCAAGAAATCATTGTGACGTCAGCCGCAATTAAAAGACACTAAGTGGGGGCGTCCGCTTGGGAAAGAGGTCAGAAAGAAGTTAACAAACGGCTAAGTGTCGTTCACGTCAGAGCCGAGTGGTGGCTTTAAACCCTGGTACGTCCAGTCATGAAGAAGAGTTGCTGAAAATACTAAATTGTCCAGTCAGTTAGACTTACAGTCtcatttgactagacttgagggaaaaACTTATGATACGGTGATGAAGAGGAGTCCCACTAAAGATGAGTCAAAATAGGGAAAAACGACCGacgtgaaggtcaaagtcaaaacAGTCAAAGGCCCAGGACCACAGATCAAACGAAGTTGGCCGAACAAGCCTTTAGATCAGGCGAAGTTCGCCAAATAGGCCTCCAATGCCAATTGGGCGTGACCGCCTGAATGGCCATCCTCTGAAAGTTTGCACGGGTTAAGAGACAAACAATAAATCTCTCGTCCCAACCTGACACTAATGCTCTTGGTTTTGTAGGACAACGAAGAGTCTTTATCCAGTCAACTACAAAACCACATCCTCGGTCTATCATCTTCTTaactttcggacatgatcattaTCTAAAGAGAAATGAATTCTTTTGATGGTCTATAACCAAGTTTGATCTTAAAACTTTACATGAGCTTATGAGGTGTTAAACAACCAAAATCAATATTTGTCATGCAAATTATAGGAATGATACTCCATCAGATATAATTCCTAAATTCACTATATATTTACATCTATTTTGTTATTTAAGGTTCGAATAGAAGTTGTATATTATTTTCAACTCATCAAATTCATAAGAACCAAGGCGTTAAGCACAAATTTAAcccaaaaacaaacaaacaatatCTTGTTGAACATTAATTATCATCAATGTCAAATCAATTGTGTGGAGGAAATTAAATCCACTTCTGCCTTGCCTTCCCTCTACCAAACAGTCTCACCTAACTCCCATCTCACCACTTCTGTGAAAGAACTGAAGCTTTCTTGGATTCAGCAAATTAAATTCTGCAGCAATGGAAAATAATCGTTTGTTTGATGGTCTCGTTTCAAACCTAACGGTCTTCACTCTTGGTAGATGATGGTCCCGTCTCCCATCCTGGAAAGTAGATGTATTTGCCATCCGTCTCTGTTTCTTTCTCTACTGGTTTTGCAACACAGAACGCTTTAATTCCTTCTCCCACTCCTGAACCTTGACCACGCAAAGATTTATGCAAATAATTACTGCTCGCCAGTGCTTGTTTCCGTATGTTTGTAGGTTGCAATTTTCTGACTTATTCcttcttctttaatttttttgttttccaCTGTCTTGCATTAACTGTTCGAGTTTAAATTAATTCCCGTGGGAAGGATTTGCAGGTTGATGTAGAAATGCAAGATGCGAAGAGTAGTCAGATCTCGAAACCAGTGGCGTCGAGGCCTTCTCGCGGCTTTAGGTCCGTCCCTGAGCTCCCGACGAGTTCTTCTGCGTCCCTTGCTGAAAAACCAATCGCCAGTAAACCAAAAGCTACCAGATTTAGAGCTGCATCCAGTGACTCGGCAGCCATAGCCTTCTCGCTGATGGTGAGTTGATCTGAGATGAGATTTTTTGATATCGATGATCAGTTGCGAAGAATTTTCTCCTATATCTCCCTCTGCAGGATGATGATACGTCGGCAACGGAGATGACGAGAACAAATATCCTGGTCAAGCCCACGGCAAAATCGGTTTCCCGTGCCACTGCTTCTCTCTTGTCGAGCCTGGTTAGTGTTTCAGTCTTATTCACGATGTTATTCATTTTAATGTTTCTATGCACTTTTTCATGAGCAGGGAAACACTGATTCCACTCAGCAGCCACCAGTTGCGAACGACCAATTTGTGGAGCAAGAATTGAAGCAGACGTTAGAGGCCTCAAACTCGATGCGACAGAGCCAAGAACTCGACGCGAGAATTCAACAGCCGGCAGGGCAAGATCGGCAATCGTACGATGGCTATAACTGGAGAAAGTATGGGCAAAAGCAGGTGAAAGGCAGCGAGTATCCGCGAAGCTACTACAAGTGCACATATCCCACATGCCAAGTCAAAAAGAAAGTCGAGAGGTCGTTTGACGGGCAGATCGCCGAGATTGTGTACAAGGGCGAGCACAACCACCCGAAGCCTCAGCCTCAGCCTCCAAGGCGAGTCGCGCCGGGTTTACAAGAGCAGGCTTTTGCCGCCGTCGCCGCCGACGAGAACAGTAGAGAGACGGGCAATCTGTCATGGAGCAGCTCCCTgttggaggtcaaccccaaggaATTGTCCATGGCACCGAACTTCTGTGCGCAGGTGCAGTTGCCTCATCATCGTCTAATTAATTCCAATTACGGTGGCAAAACCAACCAGACCGATAGCTCTACCATTCAGGTCTGCACAATTCCAACCAGTACGGGAGCAATGGAtaattgcatgctgcgtgattgcAAGAGAAGGTATGTCTCCTGCAATTTAATGTACtgcataaaaaaaataaggtACATATGAATAGAGAACAATATGAACTAAACCTGCAGTTGTGTGAgaactttcaaatcaaaattcTTAAGGTTTCAAATTGAATTACCAAGTCACATCATAAGAAGAATAATTGAGCAAGCCAGTGGAGCCTTCTCTTTTGTTTGATCTTGACGAGGCCTGTGGGCAACTGTGCTAGAGGAATGTGAACAATCGGCAGGGGTTAGAATGTATTTTCTGCCATTCTCACAACGAGATGGAGATGGGCGAGTGTGATGACAAATTTCCACGTTCAATAATTATGGTGTGTGCAAGACATTATTGGAAATTAGAAAATCTAGTGGAGAAGTGAATTTTCTCCTACTAGGCAAAGCAAAGTCAGTGTTTTAAAGGCTACAGTTGAAGACTTTGTGATGGTGTGAAATTATCAGAGTCTGTGATGGGACAAAACAAATGAATCTGTCGTTGATTTGTGGCAACCAAAAGCTGAAATCAATCCGTGGCCTCAAAATATTATTCTGTATATTATACAATCTTATTTGTTCATTCATTATTGTATCAACTTAACCTGCAGCTCTTTGGTGTCTCAGGAAGAATGAAGAACCAATTAGTGGTACAAATAGAGTTGGAGAAACTTTTACAGAGCCTCAATCGTTGATTCAAACCTCTGCAGAATCTAACATCTCCGGAGATGGCTATCACTGGAGAAAATATGGACAAAAAGTAGTGAAAGGCAATAGTTATCCGAGGtaactcttttttttcttttttgggcTCGTTTCATTATAAATTTTCTTCTCGTGCTCTTGTTTGTTCTAAACCCGAGgcaaaaaataattcaaaatgatCTGTGACCGAAAGTATATCTCTAAGTATACCTTCATGTAGTCAAGAAAGATTAACTGTTCTTGCAGAAGTTATTACAAATGCACAGCCCCAAAGTGCAATGTGCGCAAGTATACCGAGAGGGCTTCGGATAATTCCAACTATATCGTGACGACATACGAGGGAAAGCATGATCACGAGATGCCAATGAAGAGGACCAATTCGGTTGTGACTAACACTGAAACACCGCCTTCTTGAGGAGGATCAATTTGAAGCATACATCatttacaaggaaaagaaagcaattatttcaaaatattctGAAAGACAAAAGAGGTTATTGGACATAGAGAAGGAGCTTAATCATCCCTAAGCACCACTTGAAGGGGGAGTGTCTATCTTCCTTCGCATTATATTATCTCAATGTACAAATTTTTGATGCATTGCATTGTTCGTGGATTCGCAAACGTTTGGTATTTATAATCACcggaaaaaataataaagtatTGTACTACATATCAACCAGCTTTCTTTCTACTGTATTAAAACTATGcgtctgtatatatatatataaacgtgGGAACGAAGCATATTTTCTTATTGaagttatatttttcaaaaattttagagTTTATGAACAGTACTTATAAGTAAATATGAATCGTAATTATAAACAGTAAAAATTAATAGTAATTATGAACCGTGATTATGAATAGGATAAGTTTTCAATAGCTCTTGTACCCCAATTTTTATAAGTCTTATAACAAGCTTTCAATAGCTTTTATTGCCCAACTTAGTCGGCATAAGTTTTACGATCTTAAATcacaatttctaatttttaaagaCGAGACGAAAATAGAGCACTTTTATTAAATTATCAtagaaattttacaagaaaatataCAAACTAGGGCGCCTCATAATCAGGGGCACCCATGCTGGCCAACCAGTGTGGATGTGCAGACTAATACTATGTTATATAGA
This window of the Zingiber officinale cultivar Zhangliang chromosome 3B, Zo_v1.1, whole genome shotgun sequence genome carries:
- the LOC121967687 gene encoding WRKY transcription factor 44-like isoform X4; translated protein: MFDLQVDVEMQDAKSSQISKPVASRPSRGFRSVPELPTSSSASLAEKPIASKPKATRFRAASSDSAAIAFSLMDDDTSATEMTRTNILVKPTAKSVSRATASLLSSLGNTDSTQQPPVANDQFVEQELKQTLEASNSMRQSQELDARIQQPAGQDRQSYDGYNWRKYGQKQVKGSEYPRSYYKCTYPTCQVKKKVERSFDGQIAEIVYKGEHNHPKPQPQPPRRVAPGLQEQAFAAVAADENSRETGNLSWSSSLLEVNPKELSMAPNFCAQVCTIPTSTGAMDNCMLRDCKRRKNEEPISGTNRVGETFTEPQSLIQTSAESNISGDGYHWRKYGQKVVKGNSYPRSYYKCTAPKCNVRKYTERASDNSNYIVTTYEGKHDHEMPMKRTNSVVTNTETPPS
- the LOC121967687 gene encoding WRKY transcription factor 44-like isoform X2; protein product: MFVDVEMQDAKSSQISKPVASRPSRGFRSVPELPTSSSASLAEKPIASKPKATRFRAASSDSAAIAFSLMDDDTSATEMTRTNILVKPTAKSVSRATASLLSSLGNTDSTQQPPVANDQFVEQELKQTLEASNSMRQSQELDARIQQPAGQDRQSYDGYNWRKYGQKQVKGSEYPRSYYKCTYPTCQVKKKVERSFDGQIAEIVYKGEHNHPKPQPQPPRRVAPGLQEQAFAAVAADENSRETGNLSWSSSLLEVNPKELSMAPNFCAQVQLPHHRLINSNYGGKTNQTDSSTIQVCTIPTSTGAMDNCMLRDCKRRKNEEPISGTNRVGETFTEPQSLIQTSAESNISGDGYHWRKYGQKVVKGNSYPRSYYKCTAPKCNVRKYTERASDNSNYIVTTYEGKHDHEMPMKRTNSVVTNTETPPS
- the LOC121967687 gene encoding WRKY transcription factor 44-like isoform X1; the protein is MFDLQVDVEMQDAKSSQISKPVASRPSRGFRSVPELPTSSSASLAEKPIASKPKATRFRAASSDSAAIAFSLMDDDTSATEMTRTNILVKPTAKSVSRATASLLSSLGNTDSTQQPPVANDQFVEQELKQTLEASNSMRQSQELDARIQQPAGQDRQSYDGYNWRKYGQKQVKGSEYPRSYYKCTYPTCQVKKKVERSFDGQIAEIVYKGEHNHPKPQPQPPRRVAPGLQEQAFAAVAADENSRETGNLSWSSSLLEVNPKELSMAPNFCAQVQLPHHRLINSNYGGKTNQTDSSTIQVCTIPTSTGAMDNCMLRDCKRRKNEEPISGTNRVGETFTEPQSLIQTSAESNISGDGYHWRKYGQKVVKGNSYPRSYYKCTAPKCNVRKYTERASDNSNYIVTTYEGKHDHEMPMKRTNSVVTNTETPPS
- the LOC121967687 gene encoding WRKY transcription factor 44-like isoform X3, translating into MQDAKSSQISKPVASRPSRGFRSVPELPTSSSASLAEKPIASKPKATRFRAASSDSAAIAFSLMDDDTSATEMTRTNILVKPTAKSVSRATASLLSSLGNTDSTQQPPVANDQFVEQELKQTLEASNSMRQSQELDARIQQPAGQDRQSYDGYNWRKYGQKQVKGSEYPRSYYKCTYPTCQVKKKVERSFDGQIAEIVYKGEHNHPKPQPQPPRRVAPGLQEQAFAAVAADENSRETGNLSWSSSLLEVNPKELSMAPNFCAQVQLPHHRLINSNYGGKTNQTDSSTIQVCTIPTSTGAMDNCMLRDCKRRKNEEPISGTNRVGETFTEPQSLIQTSAESNISGDGYHWRKYGQKVVKGNSYPRSYYKCTAPKCNVRKYTERASDNSNYIVTTYEGKHDHEMPMKRTNSVVTNTETPPS